The following coding sequences are from one Zonotrichia albicollis isolate bZonAlb1 chromosome 13, bZonAlb1.hap1, whole genome shotgun sequence window:
- the UBA2 gene encoding SUMO-activating enzyme subunit 2 has translation MAAALSGPLRPELAQAVSQARVLVVGAGGIGCELLKNLVLTGFSNIYVIDLDTIDVSNLNRQFLFQKKHVGRSKSQVAKESVLQFCPEANIIAYHDSIMNPDYNVEFFRQFTLVMNALDNRAARNHVNRMCLAADIPLIESGTAGYLGQVTVIKKGVTECYECQPKPTQKTFPGCTIRNTPSEPIHCIVWAKYLFNQLFGEEDADQEVSPDRADPEAAWEPAEAEARALASNEDGEIKRVSTKEWAKSTGYDPVKLFTKLFKDDIRYLLTMDKLWRKRKPPVPLDWAEVQKQEQNMPDQQNESSAVLKDQQVLNVRSYADLFSKSVKTLSLHLAEKADGEALIWDKDDPSAMDFVTAAANLRMHVFGMNMKSRFDIKSMAGNIIPAIATTNAVIAGLIVLEGLKILSGKIDQCRTIFLNKQPNPRKKLLVPCALDPPNPSCYVCASKPEVTVKLNTHKVTVLTLQDKILKEKFAMVAPDVQIEDGKGTILISSEEGETEANNHRKLSDFGIRNGSRLQADDFLQDYTLLINVLHSEDLEKDVEFEVVGDAPERIGPKPSEPASRNISNGSDDGAQPSTSTAPEQEDVVIVDSEDEGTSSNAADAESRSRKRKLEKGCECGGAKRSRAEQEQDDLMIVESEDEGAASSLGEEESRSHKRKLEEKGCECVGAKSVC, from the exons ATGGCGGCGGCGCTGTCGGGGCCGCTGCGCCCCGAGCTGGCGCAGGCCGTGTCCCAGGCGCGGGTCCTGGTGGTGGGGGCCGGCGGCATCGGCTGCGAGCTGCTCAAGAACCTGGTGCTCACCGGCTTCAGCAACATTTACGTG ATTGATTTGGATACTATTGATGTCAGCAATCTCAACAGACAGTTTCTGTTTCAGAAGAAACATGTTGGAAGATCAAAATCACAG gtTGCCAAGGAAAGCGTGTTACAGTTTTGTCCAGAAGCTAATATTATAGCTTACCATGATAGCATCATGAA CCCTGACTATAACGTAGAGTTCTTCCGCCAGTTTACGTTGGTTATGAATGCTCTGGATAACAGAG CTGCCCGTAACCATGTGAACAGGATGTGTCTGGCTGCTGATATTCCTCTTATAGAGAGTGGAACTGCAGGCTACCTTGGACAAGTAACTGTTATCAAAAAG GGAGTGACAGAATGTTATGAATGTCAGCCTAAACCAACTCAGAAAACTTTCCCAGGCTGCACCATCCGAAACACGCCCTCAGAGCCTATCCATTGCATTGTGTGGGCCAAGTATTTGTTCAA CCAGCTGTTTGGAGAAGAGGATGCTGATCAAGAAGTCTCTCCTGACAGAGCTGATCCTGAAGCTGCCT GGGAGCCAGCAGAAGCAGAAGCCAGAGCACTAGCATCCAATGAAGATGGTGAGATTAAACGTGTTTCAACTAAGGAGTGGGCTAAATCCACTGGCTATGATCCAGTTAAACTTTTTACTAAG CTTTTCAAAGATGACATTAGATATCTGCTGACAATGGATAAGCTGTGGAGGAAAAGAAAGCCTCCAGTGCCACTGGACTGGGCTGAGGTACAAAAGCAAG AGCAAAACATGCCTGACCAGCAGAatgagagctctgcagtgctgaaggATCAGCAGGTTCTCAATGTCAGGAGCTATGCAGACCTGTTTTCAAAGAGTGTTAAAACCCTGAGTCTTCACCTGGCTGAGAAGGCTGATGGAGAAGCTCTTATATGGGATAAG GATGACCCTTCTGCCATGGAttttgtcactgctgctgcaaaCCTCAGGATGCATGTTTTTGGAATGAACATGAAGAGCAGATTTGATATCAAGT CAATGGCAGGAAATATAATCCCAGCTATAGCCACTACCAATGCAGTGATTGCTGGGCTGATAGTGCTGGAGGGTTTGAAGATTTTGTCGGGGAAAATAGATCAGTGTAGAACG ATTTTTCTGAACAAGCAGCCAAATCCCAGGAAGAAGCTGTTGGTTCCTTGTGCTTTGGATCCACCAAATCCCAGTTGTTATGTATGTGCAAGTAAGCCAGAAGTGACTGTGAAACTTAACACACACAAAGTTACTGTGTTGACACTCCAGGATAAG atactgaaagaaaaatttgcTATGGTAGCACCAGATGTACAAATAGAGGATGGAAAGGGAACTATTCTGATCTCTTCAGAAGAAGGTGAAACAGAAG CAAATAACCACAGGAAATTATCAGACTTTGGAATTCGAAATGGCAGTCGACTACAAGCAGATGATTTCCTCCAGGACTACACTCTGTTAATCAATGTGCTTCACAG TGAAGACCTAGAAAAAGATGTAGAATTTGAAGTTGTTGGTGATGCCCCTGAAAGAATTGGCCCTAAACCATCAGAACCAGCATCCAGGAACATTAGCAATGGTAGTGATGATGGAGCACAGCCCTCAACATCAACAG ctccagagcaggaggacgTGGTGATTGTTGACTCTGAGGACGAAGGCACTTCCAGCAACGCTGCGGATGCGGAGAGCAGGAGCCGCAAGAGGAAGCTGGAGAAGGGCTGTGAGTGTGGAGGGGCCAAGAGATCTcgggctgagcaggagcaggatgaCCTGATGATCGTGGAGTCTGAGGATGAGggggctgccagcagcctgggcgaggaggagagcaggagccaCAAGAGGAAACTTGAAGAGAAAGGCTGCGAGTGCGTCGGGGCGAAGAGCGTGTGCTGA